The nucleotide window CACTCTTACTCTTCATAACTTAACTATCTGGTCATCAATGATCTATTCCTGCTCACCCCCAATGCAGTGACTTATATTCCTTTGAGCTTAACTGAAACTTTTTAAAGTGTATATATCACTGAGATGCAAACCCCATCTACTTCATGCATATTGAAATTGTGGATTCAATATTCTTTGATGAATTTTATCAATGTGTATAAAGTTATTTCGTGTTGCGAATACTGAATTATGATGCTTTCACTTTGGTGTCGATACCTGCACTGAATACGAGAAGACCAGGGTGGTGTTTCTGTGCCGCCCTCTGCCATTCTTTCGCCGTTTCAGTGTGTTGAGCAACTTCATCCGAAACTACGTGGATAGTAAAAGTAGAATTTTTGATACATTGATCCCGATTCATTTTGAGAGaattaaaacttttattttcgGATAAATTGTGTAATACATCATTCTATTGTTTGATTGCAAAATTAATTTATGCCATATTGATATCATGGGAAGATATTGCATTATTTTCGGGCCATTTACCAATAATACCAAATGCGGCTTGCTGactattgtttacattttttttagcGCTTGTGGAGAAAAAAGTTTCCTAAAAAATTGCAATGAAATAGTCATTAGACCTAGTCACTGTTATAGCCTTATACAAGGCTACTGTGTTCATTCTGTTAAAAACATTAAACAAAAACTATGTTTGTTCAATACTTTTACACAGAACCGCGATTGTCTCTGTAGCAGTGTGGCTAGGTCATGCTTCTGTCTGACGTCAGCTGACTTTAACTGTACTTGAGCTCTGCATTAGTTCATACACAGGCACCAGTGATGATCATGCTGAATGCTGGAATACGGAATGGATACTCGATTGTGATGTGGTATGCCAATAGTATTTGTATAGAAAGTACAATTTTGTTCACTTCGGTAGGTGACAGGCACTAATtattaattgtttttgtttatttttgctATCAGAAGTCATGTTCATGTAAAATTAATGATGAATTTTTAGATGTAGCTGTAGGCATGTTTATAGGGTAATTTGTAGAGATTTAAGGCAACATGTCAGGAAGAATGACTAGAAAGATCAATATAATGGGTTGCAGCATGACAGAATAAAATCTCTGTTCAGCTTGATAGAGTGAAGTACCTGAACAGCTGACTTAAAATCAGATTGCAGGACAGCAGTGCAATGCATGCAGCTTTTATTTATGTTGTAAACTTGTGTGTGTGGCAATAAGATCAATATTCTGAACACAACTGGGATTTTAAATGATATATGAGATGTAAATCATTAACAGTTAATACAGAAAAACAGCAGTAGACTGAGTAGTGCACACAACTGTCAATTTTATATATGACACCCTCCCCTCCTCCACTCCCCCTCCACCACCCACCCCCGGGTTGAATTTCATCAATAAGCATCATGTCTGTTGGAGTGGAATCAagcatttttaattttatttcatacaaGAAGTGAGgacttttataaaaaaaattatgaaaattatctAAGAATTTAGGTATAAACCACATAGAACTAATAAGATATTGTATAGTTGCCATGGAAACTATGAGGTCACATTGTAACTGATATGCAGTATATAGATTAGATGCAACATCCAAGTCATGCATGGTTGATACATCATCAACTTGATGCAAGTTTGAACCACTTGAAACTACAATTTTACTGAGAAGAGTGCAAACAATGAAACAGAGAAAATTGAAGTGATCGAGATATCTTCTAGAGATTCTGGTACACCATGCATGCTCATTTGAATTGTGTAGAAATGATAGATGTAAACATCTTTAGACTTATTGCTATTACAAACACCAATAGAGGGTTTAAATGATTGACAACCTGTTCAGAGAACTTTCAAACTAGtacatcatttttcaaatttcagtCCTGTTGACCTCCATTGTTTTACGTTAGCTATATATGATGTTTCTCATTTTGAGTTTTATCCAGTATTActatccatatcaaatttaagGGGAATTTTAAAGATGAAATCCAGGTgttcatatttatattcatattgttgGACTTTGAGAATGGTAGAAAATgatagtagaatatataaaaggaGTTAAGTTATAATTCATATATACTTTAGCTCAGGAGTTTCCTGTATCAATTGAAGGGAAATTTTTACCCGTGATAGGCAGATAATCATTTTTTGTCACAAGAAGAAAGGTGTCCAGAAGTTTACAGGTGGCAAAAAGAACCTTGATATTCCTTGACAGCATATACATGTTATTTGCTACAAAACTAATAGCTCGCAGTTGGTCTGCAAAATTAGTGATAAAAGATTTGTTATCTATCACTAAACTAGATTGGAAAACAGTTCAGGAAGAACGTTGTATGCTAATTACATGTTCTCGGCATTATAAGTTCTCTGAAGCACACTGTCACCACGAAACAGGAAGTAAATCTTGGAACCTAGTGTTCATCCGCTTTCAGGACAGGAAATAAAGACAAAATGAACTTTAAGAATAAAAGAAAAACTTGCTATTCAGTTGGTGAAAACAGACAAGACACAGACATGTTTTTAATCATtcctttgaattttttcaattttaatattTAGCATGCATATTTCATGTGTTTCTTCAAGGAAGTAGATGCACTATTGTGTGCTTGATGCATGATAAGAGCGGAATATAGGAGATGCCCTCAATCTTCAAAGTGTCTCGCTTCACACTCGGATTTAATGTATTGGGTGAGGAAATTCTCTGGGGAACACTACACACTTCGGCTTACTTGGTGCTGGTATTGTATTTGTGACATGTATGATGTGAATCCACTCGTGTTACAATTGATTTAGGTTTGTATCGATTATCAAAGTAACATGCTACATTTTTACAGATCTTGAATgccagtaaaaaaaataatagccGTTTAAAAACAGTTACACAATTTAAGTCAGTACagtatttgaataagaatatcaTAAAGAAACAGTATGCCTGCCAGGATATGTGTGCCTGTCAGGATGGGAGGCTGTTGTTGGGCTGTGGGCCTGTCAGGATGGGAGGCTATTGTTGGGCTGTGGGCCTGTCAGGATGGGAGGCTGTTGTTGGGCTGTGGGCCTGTCAGGATGGGAAGCTGTTATTGGGCTGTGGGCCTGCCAGGATGGGAGGCTGTTGTTGGGCTGTGGGCCTGTCAGGATGGGAGGCTATTGTTGGGCTGTGGGCCTGTCAGGATGGGAGGCTGTTGTTGGGCTGTGGGCCTGTCAGGATGGGAGGCTGTTGTTGGGCTGTGGGCCTGCCAGGATGGGAGGCTGTTATTGGGCTGTGGGCCTGCCAGGATGGGAGGCTGTTGTTGGGCTGCTAATCATTTGTTTCTTGAGTTGGTCCACTTTGTTTACTTCTTTTGTCGACTCTAGACTACATGCATTTAGTAATGCTTAATAAAGAATCTCACCGGGTACAAGTTGATTTTTGCACTAATTACCGTAATTAATTAGCTCGTCCTCCTTTCAATTATATTGgattttgtctgtctgtctctttgTCTACACCAGTAACCATGGTGATAGCTTTTGAAGTATGCAAATAAAGACTTTATTTCATTGTGATGTGAAAGGTCATGGTAAAATGCTATGAGACtgataaaggtcaaggtcattgatcAAGTTTAAATTTGACACATTTGAATGATACCATGCTCACAAATCTTATAGCAATGTTGTCTTCAATCAGTGAAATACTTCAAATTTATAAATTGCAGTattaattatttaatcattCTTTTTATCTATTCTAGAGAGGAAGATAATGTGAAAAACATGTGGAAAAGCTAGAGACTATGAACTGGTAATTGAAAGTAGACCATCAAATATTACGGACTTTCATGTAAGTAAGCAAACTTCAAGTATAGATATGGCCAACGTGTGCATTCAGATGTGTGAGTCCATGTACCAGCTGCCGTCCCGAATTTCCTGCTTCCTGCTCATGCTTATCCAGGGAGGAATACTTAACTATTATCTGGTAACCCACAAAAATGTCTACTGGTATGGCTGGATTGGTGCAGATGTTGCAATCGCATTTGTGCTATTTGTGGCTTTTATGATTTCGTATCGACATCTTAAATATATTCGGAGATCGAGTACCAGTAACAGGCCCATCCAGGCTGGTAGTCTGCCCCTGGGTTACTTTGCTTGGTTTATTTACTCGCTTGCCCTGGCAGGAAGGGTAGGAATAATTTTCAATGACTTTGCTTGGAAACTCAATGAAGAAGATGTGTTTGGACcaaatactttaaaaattacCATCTCCTTAGCTGCTATTATATTTTTGTTGCTGTTGATGAGTCATCACGATGCTGAACCAAACACTAAACGTCGTTACTACATCGAGGAAATGACCGCCACAGTCGTGTTTGACATTCTGGATTCTGTGGACGCTCTGGACATTATGTTTGAGAAAAACGACATTGACGATTTGCCCAATGGAATGGGGTTGTGTATCATCAGCATTTCCTGCCTAAACCTGATCCTGCCGGTTTTTCCGCTGTGTACACTGAGTCGAACCCACTTTGGACATCACGTGAACCACGAGACGATCATCCTCTTACATAAACTGTCACTGGTTTTTGTAGTCAATCTGCCATTACTGGTGTTCAGGCTAGTTTTGTGGCATGCTCTCAGTAAAGAAATCTCCATTTTCCCGGTAAAGAACGTGATTGTGATGTTTCTAGTTTTTCAAGATCTGTACGAGAAAAATCGACAGAAACTACGGGCAAGAGACGAGACGGACTCCACAGCCTCCCATGAGATGAAACGATTTCCCGTCCTGTCGTGATGGTGGATATAAATCTGTGttgctgtacatgtatattaagatattttatacgGTAATATGAAGGATGTTGTGATATTTGATAGATTTGCTTATATATTTTGTGTAACACAATATTGGTTTATATTCCTCAATGGAAATatggtaatttttttatttggttGTATTTTATAAGAATTGATAATTTCATCCAATATTTCAAGTTTGGCAATAGATCTATTGCTTTTTGCTTTTCCACTTAAGTTTTAGCAGTGATGTTTCAATAGTTTAAACTTACAACATAAATCAATATGTAGAAATGTACAAGTCAGTTTAAAACATaagttttgaacatgtttaagtAGATAATAAGAAATACCCAAAACAAGGATagtttcagtcactaattgatgAATTACTGAGGAAATTACATTGATGGATTACTTTATGATTTCCATGTAGTCTCTACAGCTTTAagtatcaattttgaaattctgTTAAATTGTATGTTTACTTATGAAATGTGTGATGTTAAAACATTGATGCTTATATTGAATGCTTTGAGAATTCAAACTAGAcacgtgttgcaagatgttaaagTCAGATTGAAATCCGTCTCACTTACCTACAAAATATGATCGAAATTGTGAAGATGttaaaaaatttacaaaagTGTTAAGTACAGCAGCAAAATTGAATGTGACAAGTGGAAAAAATTAGCAGAAAATTGACAGTTGATGCTGAAAATCAACTTTCATTTGCATCCGAGAAATATTTACACAATTCACAAATATCCCCGTctcacaaattttattttatttttatttattttatttttttacaaatggtgtacatgtacatgttgacTGACCCCATGAATTTTACTTTGGGATAAATCGAAAATAAGAATAGTCACAAATAAATTTTATGCAGATTTTTGGTTTTGATAAAATTTGCTCAGTATATAGACTGCATGTATAGAAGTAATAGTGGtacaatttatatttaaaatggTACATGCATATATGCCCTGGTCCCGCGGGTACTCACAGAAACCTAATATATCAATAAGAGAAATATACGTCCTGGTCCCGAGGTACACACAGAAACCTAATATATCAATAAGAGAAATATACGTCCTGGTCCCGAGGTACACACAGAAAATTAATATATCAATAAGAGAAATATACGTCCTGGTCCCGAGGTACACACAGAAAcctaatatataatatataaatacttttttaatatatatgtatgcaagACAACTTATTAAAATGGTATACACattgatatattatatacatgtatattgggaATACTAGTTTAGGTGGTAATtcatttgtaaacatatttatttataaaacagGGTGTCTCATTTTCCATATGTTTAGTGTACTACAATGAGCTATATGTAATGTACaaaaagaagatgttatttatgtAATTATATCAAAGTCAGAATGTCTTTAACTCTCGTGTAGGACTGCAGAGTAAGCCATTGACTTTCTGTCATACACTAAAACAAACATTCACTGATGTCCacgtacatatatattttatgtccTCCGAAAGATGATGCTCTTACCCATGGAAATTCTTGGATGTTCTAATTTTCTTCTGGTTTTAATTTAAGTTCATACTAATATGTAGTGGATTTATACCGCATAGATTCCTTGTCATTTGAAAGTatttgataaaattgatttgtGAGAAGCCTCGACAACAACAACACTCGTATGAAATCTAATTTCTTATTTATCTTACGCTAATTTTCATAGAATGGAGGCCTGTTGGCATGTTAGCTAGAGCatgcatataattttatattcatGAAAACCGACAATGGCAACTTTATCCAAACTAATTATTCTTGTGATAGAATTTTAATTCACAGTAATATACATTCATTTAATATGTAGTGTTCTTTTTTCAGTTATAGGAGTCGGTAGATATTAGAAATTTTATGCTTCTGATGCTGAACTGATGATTTTTTGTGCATTATACtgtgcattttttttattttaaaattattatttctgTATGTTTAGCAATCATTCCACATGTTAGGTAGAGAAATTCCATGTTGTGTGCAATATGTTTATTCAGTCCATATTTTATTAAAGTTAACTTATTTTATCTGTTATTATACAGCATAAGATGTATCctaatttgtattttgtttagagaGCTATGTAAATAGACATGTTctctttattatatatttacatccTGATTTTACTTGGCAATATAAGATTCCTTTCATTTCTATGTTTTCAATAACACTCGAGATCGTCAGCTTTTCCTCAAGTTACCAAGGATCGAATTAGAAGCAATTGCCTCCATCTTCACTAATCTGTAAATTGACTTCATTGTTTTTTACATATATAGACGTATTAATGtgaaattttacattgaagCACAGTGCAAGAAATACCATATGAAATGTTGACAGTTTCCTGTTTAAACCTTCAGGTTATCTTCTTTGAGCTGTTTTTTATCTTGCCTGTTTTAATGTGTTCATTTCCATTTACATACATTCAAAACCTTCAAATGGCACATTACAATGCAAAGCCTATTGTATATCTGTATATTAAGTGATTGCTCATTATGCATGAATAGCCGTTGTtataaattttcttgtttttaatcGAGTAAATGTTCAGAATCATCGACTTATTATCTGGTGAATGTCTTTGTGAAACactgttattttttatttaaatcattttaaagtCTACAAAATCAAGGGACGAGGTTCACAAAGggcatataataataataataataccatatttatatagcaccctttccatacactatgtacgctcaaaggtgctttacaatgcatatataccttacaacagaatgttatacacataatacatagaaaataaataaaacattaaaatctgtacctatcctcattgtacgtattaaacatgaaaacacaagatactataaatatgctagataagaataaacatcagtttcagggcgtattaaaataataataataatgaaatacacacacgcacacacagcatataatgtctcgggtataatacattaaaacatacaattccTTTTATATTGACCCACGGTCGGAAATCCACGGTCGGAAATCCATGGTGGGTCACACTTCTTTGAGGTAAAAGCAGTGCGATCGACTGtacgtgggtttccgacgatgataTTGACCTTGGAATAATTTACCATAAAATTCAAGATTATAAGATTAAAATTTTAGAAGTTGAAAATCATCAAAAGTAATTGTTATGTATGTCTCGGTCATCATGAGAAGTTCAGATCTGCAATTTTGTCAGAactaaattatgaaaattaattgttttcattaaaatcatgttaatatatatatacactgtatatttaaaaaatgcaccCCTCCCCCCTTGCCAAACATCAGAATACCATAGATGATAAATTATCAGTGTTTAATTGTATCTTTAAAGAATGAAAGTGATAGAAAAACCGTGGCTTGGTGTCCATGGTTTTACACTTCATAAACAACCAGTACTGTAAACTGACTCAAGccattgtaaatgtatatatatatatatacccttgtaaattttattgaaaGCCTGATAGGAATTACCAGTACATAATGTCCATCATCACATTTGTTCTAAAGTTCTCATGGGCCCTTCCCGACAGTAATTTTTctagttttatttttcaaaaaaaaaaatatttcttttaaattagaTTATTGTAAAATAATGAAACTACTATATTGtgcttttaaaatacaattagtTAATTAGGTTAATTTTGTGAACTTCAGTACTCTATTGGTCAATTCAAGCAAGTataatttaaaatgaatttgagAAAACCCATGCATGTATCTAATTAAAGTGTATTAGTTACACATTGAATCAGTATTTGGtatta belongs to Ostrea edulis chromosome 7, xbOstEdul1.1, whole genome shotgun sequence and includes:
- the LOC125656625 gene encoding uncharacterized protein LOC125656625, which produces MANVCIQMCESMYQLPSRISCFLLMLIQGGILNYYLVTHKNVYWYGWIGADVAIAFVLFVAFMISYRHLKYIRRSSTSNRPIQAGSLPLGYFAWFIYSLALAGRVGIIFNDFAWKLNEEDVFGPNTLKITISLAAIIFLLLLMSHHDAEPNTKRRYYIEEMTATVVFDILDSVDALDIMFEKNDIDDLPNGMGLCIISISCLNLILPVFPLCTLSRTHFGHHVNHETIILLHKLSLVFVVNLPLLVFRLVLWHALSKEISIFPVKNVIVMFLVFQDLYEKNRQKLRARDETDSTASHEMKRFPVLS